The window CCATCGCCTTCGTGATCTTCTTGGTGGTCTCAGCAGAAGCAATCTTCTGCTTGTAGACCCGGAGTTGTGCGCCCATGTCTTACGTCTCCAGCGCTCAGCCCCGACGGCCCTTGACGATCTTCTCCTGGTTGACGTCGGCGGCGTCGGCTGCCTCGTACTCCTCCGAACCCGGGGCGTCGATGGCAGTGCCTGCGCCGCCCTGGAACTCGGGGATGAATGCGTCGGTGACCTTGACGAGCTCGGCGAGCGTCTCGTCGTCGAGCACGTTGGTCTCGCGCAGTCGGTCCAGGATCGTCGTGTTGCGTCGGATGTAGTCGAGCAGTTCGCGTTCGAAGCGCAGCACGTCTTCGACCTCGATGGTGTCGAGCTTGCCGTTGGTGCCGGCCCAGATCGAGACGACCTGCTCCTCCACCGGGTACGGCGAGTACTGCGGCTGCTTGAGCAGCTCGGTCAGCCGGGCACCGCGCTCGAGCTGGCGGCGGGATGCCGCATCCAGGTCGCTCGCGAACATGGCGAACGCCTGCAGCGAGCGGTACTGGGCAAGTTCGAGCTTGAGGGTTCCCGAGACCTTCTTGATCGACTTCACCTGGGCGTCGCCACCCACGCGCGACACCGAGATGCCCACGTCGACCGCGGGACGCTGGTTCGCGTTGAAGAGGTCGGACTGCAGGAAGATCTGGCCGTCGGTGATCGAGATCACGTTGGTCGGGATGTAGGCCGACACGTCGTTGGCCTTGGTCTCGATGATCGGAAGACCGGTCATCGACCCCGCGCCCAGCTCGTCGGAGAGCTTGGCGCAACGCTCGAGCAGGCGGGAGTGCAGGTAGAAGACGTCACCGGGGTAGGCCTCGCGCCCCGGCGGGCGGCGCAGCAGCAGCGACACGGCACGGTAGGCCTCGGCCTGCTTCGACAGGTCGTCGAACACGATGAGCACGTGCTTGCCCTGGTACATCCAGTGCTGGCCGATGGCCGAGCCGGTGTACGGCGAGAGGTACTTGAAGCCGGCCGGGTCAGAGGCGGGAGCGGCGACGATCGTCGTGTACTCCATAGCGCCGGCGTCTTCGAGCGCGCCCTTCACCGAGGCGATGGTCGAGCCCTTCTGGCCGATAGCGACGTAGATGCAGCGCACCTGCTTGTTCTCGTCGCCCGAGGCCCAGTTGGCCTTCTGGTTGATGATCGTGTCGATGGCGATGGCGGTCTTGCCGGTCTGGCGGTCGCCGATGATCAGCTGACGCTGACCGCGGCCGACGGGGATCATCGCGTCGATGGCCTTGATGCCGGTCTGCAGCGGCTCGTGCACGCTCTTGCGCTGCATGACGCCGGGCGCCTGCAGTTCGAGCGCACGACGACCCTCGCTGGCGACCTCGCCGAGGCCGTCGAGCGGGTTGCCCAGCGGGTCGACCACGCGACCGAGGTAGCCGTCACCGACGGGAACCGACAGCACCTCGCCGGTGCGGGTGACCTGCTGGCCTGCCTCGATGCCGGAGAATTCACCGAGTACGACGACACCGATCTCGCGCTCGTCGAGGTTCAGTGCCAGGCCGGCCGTGCCGTCAGCGAAGGTGACCAGCTCGTTGGCCATGACGCCGGGCAGTCCCTCGACGTGGGCGATGCCGTCCGCCGTGTCGACGACTGTACCGACCTCGGTCGCTGCCGCCCCGGTGGGCTCGTACGCGGCGACGAAGTCCTTCAGCGCGTCACGAATGACGTCAGGGCTGATGGAGAGTTCTGCCATTGTCTTCCTTTTGTTCGAGGGGCCTCGGCCCCGAAGTCGCCGTCCCAAGAGGACGGGAAGTCTGTCTCAGCCTGCCAGCCGCTGCCGCAGGTCGTTCAGTCGGGTGGATACGCTCGCGTCGATCACATCGTCGGCGATCTGCACGCGCACGCCGCCCACCACAGAGCGGTCGATCACGGTGTTGACCGAGATCTCGCTGTCGTACTTCGCCGCCAGCAGCTTCGCGATCCGTTCGATCTGCGCCGCCGAGAGCGGCACCGCGCTGGTGACCCGCGCCACCTTGCGTCCGCGAGCGGAGGCCACGATGCGCTCGGCGCGCGCCAGCAGCTCGCGCACGCGCCGCTCACGCGGGCGCTGCACGACCGCCGAGGCGATAAGTGCGGTCGCCGCGCTCGTACGCGAGCCCAGCAGTGCCTCGACGAGGCGGCCCTTTTCGCCGGCTTCGCCCAGGCGGCTGCCCAACGCGAGCTCGAGCTGCGGGTCGCCCGCGACCACGCGGCCGAACTGGAACAGCTCGCCTTCGACGTCGGCTTTCGCGTCGGCCGATGCGGCAGCTCTGATCGCCAGCTCCTCGACGGCATCGACCAGGTCGGCGGCACGCGACCAGCGCTGCGTGCCCACCGTCGACAGCAGCTCACGAGTGACCGGCTGCAGCGTCGCGAACACGTCAGAGACGACCTTCGCTCGTGCCGGAGCGCTCGCTCCCCAATCGGCCAGCGCACCGCTCAGCGCCGGCGTGTCGGCCAGCGCGCGTGCGGCGGCGAAAAGTTCGCCGGCGACGCCGAGGTCGACTCCGGACGCGGCATCCAGCGCCGCGTTCGATGCCGCAAGGGCCTGAGTGGTCGCGCTGCCCATTAGTGCGCTGCCTTGGTCTCGGATGCCTCGAGCTCAGCGAGGAACCGGTCGACGACCGACTGCGCCTTCGCGTCATCGGAGAGGGTCTCTCCGATGACACCGCCGGCCAGATCAAGCGCCAACGAGCCAACCTCGCCGCGCAGCGACACGAGAGCGCTCTGGCGCTCCGCCTCGATCTGCGCGTGCGCGGTCGCGGTCACGCGACTCGCCTCGGCGGTGGCGTTGTCCTTGGCCTCGGCGACGATCTTCTTGGCATCTTCGCGAGCGGCCTCACGGATCTCGCCGGCTTCCTTGCGGGCCTCGGCGAGCTGCGCGGTGTACTGCTCGAGCGCGGCCTCGGCCTGACGCTGAGCCTCATCGGCCTTCTCGATGTTGCCCTCGATGGCGGCGGCGCGCTGGTCGAGCATGTCTTGCATGCGCGGCAGCACGAACTTCCAGAACACGACCAGGATCGCGATGAAGCAGAGCGCACCCCATACCAGGTCGGAGATCTCCGGCAGCAGCGGGTTGTGAGTTTCCTCTTCCGCGGCCAGAGTGACAAGAGCCCGAAGCATCCTGTCTCCTTACGTGAAGAGGCGGATCAGTTGTAGCCGAAGATGAAGCCGGTGGCGATACCGATGAACGCGAGCGCCTCGGTGAACGCGATACCGATCCACATGAGCACCTGCAGACGGCCGGCCAGCTCAGGCTGACGGGCGACGCCCTCAATGGTCTTGCCGACGACGATGCCGATGCCGATGGCGGGGCCGATCGCGGCCAGGCCGTAGCCGACGGTGGCGATCGAACCGGTCACAGCCGCCAGAACCGTAGTAGCTTCCACGGGTTTTTCCTTTCGTTGGGTGGGTCGGCTCGTGCCGATCCCGCTCAGTGCTCGTCCGCGACCGCGAGCTGAATGTAGACCGCGGTGAGGATTGCGAAGATGTACGCCTGAAGGGCGGCCACCAGGATTTCGAAGAGGGTGAAGGCGAAGCCGAAGGCCAGGGTGCCCGCCCCCAGAAGCGCCCACCAGTGCCCGGCGGTGAAGAAGAAGAACCACGTCGCCGTGAAGAACAGCACCAGCATGAGGTGCCCGACGATCATGTTCATCAGAAGACGCAGGGTGAGGGTCACCGGCCGGATGACGAATGTCGAAAGCAGCTCGAGCAACGCGACGAAGATGTTGATGCCCGCG is drawn from Microbacterium protaetiae and contains these coding sequences:
- the atpA gene encoding F0F1 ATP synthase subunit alpha translates to MAELSISPDVIRDALKDFVAAYEPTGAAATEVGTVVDTADGIAHVEGLPGVMANELVTFADGTAGLALNLDEREIGVVVLGEFSGIEAGQQVTRTGEVLSVPVGDGYLGRVVDPLGNPLDGLGEVASEGRRALELQAPGVMQRKSVHEPLQTGIKAIDAMIPVGRGQRQLIIGDRQTGKTAIAIDTIINQKANWASGDENKQVRCIYVAIGQKGSTIASVKGALEDAGAMEYTTIVAAPASDPAGFKYLSPYTGSAIGQHWMYQGKHVLIVFDDLSKQAEAYRAVSLLLRRPPGREAYPGDVFYLHSRLLERCAKLSDELGAGSMTGLPIIETKANDVSAYIPTNVISITDGQIFLQSDLFNANQRPAVDVGISVSRVGGDAQVKSIKKVSGTLKLELAQYRSLQAFAMFASDLDAASRRQLERGARLTELLKQPQYSPYPVEEQVVSIWAGTNGKLDTIEVEDVLRFERELLDYIRRNTTILDRLRETNVLDDETLAELVKVTDAFIPEFQGGAGTAIDAPGSEEYEAADAADVNQEKIVKGRRG
- a CDS encoding F0F1 ATP synthase subunit delta gives rise to the protein MGSATTQALAASNAALDAASGVDLGVAGELFAAARALADTPALSGALADWGASAPARAKVVSDVFATLQPVTRELLSTVGTQRWSRAADLVDAVEELAIRAAASADAKADVEGELFQFGRVVAGDPQLELALGSRLGEAGEKGRLVEALLGSRTSAATALIASAVVQRPRERRVRELLARAERIVASARGRKVARVTSAVPLSAAQIERIAKLLAAKYDSEISVNTVIDRSVVGGVRVQIADDVIDASVSTRLNDLRQRLAG
- a CDS encoding F0F1 ATP synthase subunit B produces the protein MLRALVTLAAEEETHNPLLPEISDLVWGALCFIAILVVFWKFVLPRMQDMLDQRAAAIEGNIEKADEAQRQAEAALEQYTAQLAEARKEAGEIREAAREDAKKIVAEAKDNATAEASRVTATAHAQIEAERQSALVSLRGEVGSLALDLAGGVIGETLSDDAKAQSVVDRFLAELEASETKAAH
- the atpE gene encoding ATP synthase F0 subunit C — its product is MEATTVLAAVTGSIATVGYGLAAIGPAIGIGIVVGKTIEGVARQPELAGRLQVLMWIGIAFTEALAFIGIATGFIFGYN